A portion of the Hoylesella buccalis ATCC 35310 genome contains these proteins:
- a CDS encoding leucine-rich repeat domain-containing protein, with translation MRTIRKIALPVMAFLVMGLASCNKDEAINYSTKSLKNTELMDILKKRGFAFDKDGKLELNDLAEKTTTLDLSGTKLKDLSGLDILPNLKEVKLSNNDYKLSFDFSQLPSQITGVDLTGNEIYEFTGLTKEDETGNITILHHLNKLYLPNSAKYNEDEIVNFFTTAKDVDMQMSDEKGTLQKYNTLREVPDEVLRKGMKEVFPSIFTGDKVDIAKRIVNPEEAVMPTAFMEADINNFEGLQYIIHNKGWRGTTVVTYTESEKEFTTSIPYLKIPKTVQGLILTNVSTPNGIDISACTDLMKVSINDNPSLKELDFSMVKAWGQRGYQTEIASEGMSYMEIVNCANLEKITLPKEAKHTSTLSFIALPNLKELNFANFAFVPNMDLYDLPKCKITYPTNKLEEHTVTMPNGTTEKKEAIFTISKELFDATNAKEYVMKNKGTLRSGTSFSCMNSVLDKMARKMKAYDWSKDY, from the coding sequence ATGAGAACCATAAGAAAAATCGCACTGCCAGTAATGGCATTTCTTGTAATGGGGCTTGCCTCATGCAACAAGGACGAGGCAATTAATTACAGTACAAAGTCCCTTAAAAACACAGAGTTGATGGACATTCTGAAAAAGAGGGGCTTTGCCTTTGACAAAGACGGCAAGTTGGAACTCAACGACTTGGCGGAGAAAACCACCACATTGGATTTAAGTGGAACCAAACTCAAAGATCTCAGCGGACTTGACATTCTGCCCAACCTGAAGGAGGTGAAGCTGTCGAACAATGACTATAAACTTTCATTCGACTTTTCACAACTCCCCTCGCAAATCACCGGTGTTGATTTAACCGGCAATGAGATTTATGAGTTTACAGGGTTGACCAAAGAGGACGAAACCGGCAATATCACGATATTGCATCATCTTAACAAACTTTACCTGCCCAACAGTGCAAAATACAACGAGGACGAAATCGTGAATTTCTTCACGACTGCAAAAGACGTTGATATGCAGATGAGCGATGAAAAAGGAACTTTGCAGAAGTACAACACACTGCGCGAGGTGCCGGACGAAGTGCTGCGCAAGGGTATGAAAGAGGTTTTCCCCAGTATTTTTACTGGCGACAAGGTAGATATTGCCAAACGAATTGTTAATCCAGAGGAGGCTGTCATGCCAACGGCATTTATGGAGGCAGATATTAATAATTTCGAGGGATTGCAATATATCATACACAACAAGGGCTGGAGAGGTACTACAGTTGTTACCTACACGGAAAGCGAGAAAGAATTTACAACGTCGATACCATATCTCAAGATTCCTAAGACGGTGCAGGGCTTGATATTGACCAATGTCAGTACGCCAAATGGTATAGACATCAGTGCTTGCACGGATCTCATGAAAGTGAGCATCAACGATAACCCATCTCTCAAGGAACTGGATTTTAGCATGGTAAAGGCATGGGGACAGCGAGGTTATCAGACGGAAATAGCCTCTGAAGGGATGAGCTATATGGAAATCGTGAACTGTGCGAATTTGGAGAAGATAACGCTACCAAAAGAAGCGAAGCACACCAGTACACTGAGTTTCATTGCACTGCCGAACTTGAAAGAGCTGAATTTTGCGAACTTCGCCTTTGTGCCAAACATGGACCTATACGATTTACCTAAGTGTAAAATAACTTATCCGACGAACAAGCTTGAAGAGCATACAGTTACAATGCCTAATGGCACAACTGAGAAAAAAGAGGCTATATTTACTATTTCCAAGGAATTGTTTGATGCGACTAATGCAAAGGAATATGTTATGAAAAACAAGGGAACTTTGCGTAGTGGCACGTCGTTTTCTTGTATGAACTCCGTTCTCGACAAAATGGCAAGAAAAATGAAAGCCTATGACTGGTCTAAGGATTATTAA